One Rhododendron vialii isolate Sample 1 chromosome 2a, ASM3025357v1 genomic region harbors:
- the LOC131314512 gene encoding UBP1-associated protein 2C-like, with translation MEPSKKRKADENGASSPTPSPLLTSDDARKLLEPLTHDHLLQILAPALLCHPDLLSSARSLADPDPSRRKLFVRGLGPDTTTDKLRSLFSSHGPIDEAVVITDKNTGKSKGYGFVTYKHVDGAILALKEPSKKIDGRMTVTQLAAVGVSATGAADVAARKIYVGNVPFEISAERLLGHFLAYGEVEEGPLGFDKSTGKAKGFAFFIYKSEEGARASLVDPAKNIDGHQVTCKLAVDGGKKAVIKSVTGPNNGVDSNRVGGSMPNSSYGGPGGGGYGGFTGAPPPMMAHQNLHSNSPLPPSSGGGPGFGNQGPPLYGGGGGGGGVGGYGGGFGGGQYGGPASGEYGGLSNAGSFGNRVPPSSVGMPSGGYPESGGNYGLSSSGFPTPLNQPSSGPRGPPGGMYQGMPPYY, from the exons ATGGAACCTTCCAAGAAGCGAAAAGCCGACGAGAACGGAGCCTCCTCTCCTACTCCCTCACCCCTCCTCACCTCCGACGACGCCCGCAAGCTCCTCGAACCCCTAACCCACGACCACCTCCTCCAGATCCTCGCCCCTGCCCTCCTCTGCCACCCCGACCTCCTCTCCTCGGCCCGCTCCCTCGCTGACCCCGACCCCTCCCGCCGCAAGCTCTTCGTCCGCGGCCTTGGCCCCGACACAACCACCGACAAGCTCCGATCGCTCTTCTCCTCCCACGGTCCCATTGATGAAGCCGTCGTGATCACCGACAAGAACACGGGCAAGTCCAAGGGCTACGGCTTCGTCACGTACAAGCACGTCGACGGCGCTATCTTGGCCCTTAAAGAGCCCAGCAAGAAAATCGACG GTAGGATGACGGTAACCCAACTGGCGGCGGTTGGGGTTTCTGCCACCGGAGCCGCTGACGTGGCAGCGAGGAAGATTTACGTGGGGAACGTGCCGTTTGAGATATCGGCGGAGAGGTTGTTGGGGCACTTCTTGGCGTATGGGGAGGTGGAGGAGGGGCCGCTAGGGTTTGATAAGAGTACGGGGAAGGCTAAGGGTTTTGCGTTTTTTATTTATAAGAGTGAGGAAGGGGCTAGGGCTTCACTTGTTGATCCGGCTAAGAATATTGATGGGCACCAGGTGACGTGTAAGTTGGCCGTGGATGGGGGGAAGAAGGCTGTGATAAAGTCGGTTACCGGGCCGAACAATGGAGTTGATAGTAATAGGGTTGGTGGGTCCATGCCGAATTCGAGCTATGGTGGGCCTGGTGGCGGCGGGTATGGAGGGTTTACTGGTGCGCCTCCGCCAATGATGGCCCACCAGAATCTGCATTCGAATTCACCGTTGCCGCCTTCATCTGGAGGTGGTCCAGGGTTTGGGAACCAGGGGCCCCCTCTGtatgggggtgggggtgggggtgggggtgttGGTGGGTATGGTGGGGGTTTTGGTGGGGGACAGTATGGGGGACCGGCTTCGGGCGAATATGGTGGATTGAGCAATGCTGGTTCTTTTGGGAATAGGGTGCCCCCTAGTTCTGTTGGAATGCCATCTGGGGGATACCCAGAGAGTGGTGGAAATTATGGACTATCTTCTTCGGGTTTTCCAACTCCATTGAACCAACCTTCGTCTGGTCCTAGAGGTCCTCCCGGTGGAATGTACCAGGGTATGCCACCCTATTATTAA
- the LOC131317324 gene encoding uncharacterized protein LOC131317324, whose protein sequence is MEEELLELILEINGRCTGSLRPGITMPPRRENNPSREIIAALAELNLLNSALRTNTNDRTMEAMRAFRRMKPPEFDGESSDPLVADHWLAQVRKIFNALRIMEDDLRVSIVAIQLTGKTNEWWELVLGARKDARRVAMAINRTNDPDVENLTWAKFEELFGNQYFPETCREQLREQFKKLEQGNMTTSDYAVKFQSLSRFAPELVATEERKCRHFEKGLHSSVKLLVVSQRIGKFSQIVECARSVEISIGTQGDVEVWKPKQPTASASLPSGSSWSQGRKRQREPPQSLQVQQSFGPPTSSGSHGVSVEPQIVCRRCGQPVTFVLSVHNNERHVSFAVHLIILQEDALRK, encoded by the exons ATGGAGGAAGAGCTACTTGAGCTCATATTGGAGATCAACGGGAGATGTACAGGGTCCTTAAGACCCGGAAT CACGATGCCACCGAGACGTGAGAATAACCCTTCTAGAGAAATTATAGCGGCTCTTGCAGAATTGAATCTTTTGAATTCGGCACTTAGGACTAACACGAATGATCGTACCATGGAAGCGATGAGGGCGTTCCGTCGTATGAAACCACCAGAGTTCGATGGGGAGAGTAGCGATCCTcttgtggccgaccattggcttGCACAAGTTCGTAAAATCTTTAACGCTCTCAGGATTATGGAAGATGACCTACGAGTGAGTATTGTGGCTATTCAACTCACCGGCAAGacgaatgagtggtgggaattGGTTTTAGGAGCAAGAAAAGACGCTAGGAGAGTGGCAATGGCGATTAATCGAACAAATGATCCAGATGTAGAGAACCTGACTTGGGCTAAGTTTGAAGAACTCTTCGGGAAtcaatattttccagaaacATGTCGCGAGCAACTTAGAGAACAATTTAAGAAACTAGAGCAAGGAAATATGACCACCTCCGATTATGCTGTAAAATTTCAATCTTTATCACGTTTTGCACCAGAATTGGTGGCGACAGAGGAAAGGAAGTGTAGGCACTTTGAGAAGGGGTTGCATTCGTCTGTCAAGCTGTTGGTAGTAAGTCAGCGTATTGGGAAGTTTTCTCAGATTGTTGAGTGTGCGAGAAGTGTTGAGATTTCGATAGGAACACAGGGAGATGTGGAAGTGTGGAAACCTAAGCAACCAACTGCTAGTGCAAGTTTGCCTTCGGGAAGTTCTTGGAGccaagggaggaagagacaacgGGAACCACCTCAATCGTTGCAAGTTCAGCAAAGTTTTGGACCACCTACTTCATCGGGAAGTCATGGAGTTTCTGTCGAACCACAAATTGTGTGTCGTCGGTGCGGTCAGCCAGTCACTTTTGTACTCAGTGTACACAACAACGAAAGGCATGTTTCATTTGCGGTGCACCTGATCATCTTGCAAGAAGATGCCCTCAGAAAGTAG
- the LOC131316141 gene encoding senescence-specific cysteine protease SAG39-like: MALTLGRKFIIASFFVLGLWASQTVARTLPESSMSERHEQWMARYGRVYKDDAEREMRYEIFKDNVEFIESFNRAGNRPYKLGINQFADITNEEFQASHNGYKKPSQLRQSEGTKFRYENVSAVPASMDWRKKGAVTPVKDQGQCGSCWAFSTIAATEGITQITTGKLISLSEQELVDCDTSGDDHGCEGGYMEDGFEFIVKNKGVATEATYPYTATDGTCDTKKEASRAATITGYEQVPANSEAALLLAVANQPVSVSIDASGSAFQFYSSGIFTGACGTGLDHGVTAVGYGTSSDGTKYWLVKNS, encoded by the exons ATGGCTTTGACCCTAGGAAGAAAATTTATCATTGCCTCTTTTTTTGTCTTAGGGCTATGGGCTTCGCAAACTGTGGCGCGAACACTGCCCGAATCATCCATGTCCGAGAGGCATGAGCAATGGATGGCCCGTTATGGGCGTGTGTACAAGGACGACGCAGAAAGAGAAATGCGGTATGAGATATTCAAGGACAACGTGGAGTTCATTGAATCTTTCAACAGGGCAGGGAATCGACCTTACAAGCTGGGCATCAATCAGTTTGCAGATATTACTAACGAAGAATTCCAGGCCTCTCATAACGGCTACAAGAAGCCCTCCCAACTGAGGCAATCCGAAGGAACAAAATTTAGGTACGAAAACGTGAGTGCAGTGCCGGCTAGCATGGACTGGAGGAAGAAAGGCGCGGTCACTCCCGTTAAGGATCAAGGCCAATGTG GAAGTTGCTGGGCATTCTCAACAATTGCGGCCACAGAAGGTATCACTCAAATCACAACTGGAAAGCTGATCTCACTTTCTGAGCAAGAACTCGTCGACTGTGACACGAGTGGCGATGATCATGGATGCGAAGGAGGCTACATGGAAGACGGTTTTGAGTTCATTGTCAAGAATAAAGGCGTTGCTACAGAAGCAACTTACCCATACACGGCAACCGATGGCACATGCGATACCAAGAAGGAAGCTTCCCGTGCAGCCACGATCACAGGCTACGAACAGGTCCCTGCAAACAGCGAGGCTGCTCTGTTGCTGGCAGTAGCAAATCAACCGGTTTCAGTTTCCATTGACGCCAGTGGATCCGCATTCCAGTTTTACTCAAGCGGGATTTTCACGGGAGCTTGTGGGACCGGGCTCGATCATGGTGTTACTGCAGTTGGATACGGGACGAGCAGTGACGGAACCAAATACTGGCTGGTCAAGAACTCGTAG